The following are encoded in a window of Haloarcula hispanica ATCC 33960 genomic DNA:
- a CDS encoding PadR family transcriptional regulator, whose product MFDLTGFQRDLLYVVCGLDGPHGLAIKEEIEEYYEGEIHHGRLYPNLDTLVDKGLVEKAQKDRRTNIYSITRRGEREIAARNEWEQQYRAGEPSG is encoded by the coding sequence ATGTTTGACCTCACCGGTTTTCAGCGTGATTTACTGTACGTGGTGTGCGGTCTAGACGGCCCACATGGCCTCGCGATCAAAGAGGAGATCGAGGAATACTACGAGGGAGAAATCCATCACGGGAGGCTATACCCGAACCTTGACACACTTGTCGACAAAGGGCTCGTTGAGAAGGCACAAAAAGACAGACGGACCAACATCTACTCAATCACGCGACGTGGCGAACGAGAGATAGCTGCTCGAAACGAGTGGGAACAACAATACAGAGCGGGTGAGCCTTCTGGATGA
- a CDS encoding DUF6884 domain-containing protein: MTTAQTERTRGRFVLIGCGDAKTDDPAEARDLYTSSYFAVKRSYAEAAVQWARTADRQANTWAVLSAEHGILMPRQTVAPYDTTIEDLRGDPIEGEANYWLPSGEQVETRLDRWALRVHSSLGDWLRQPYAAEQQESPCRELVVLAGSDYVDALRERDIFDGRPTAIRAGRETYTSLPPKATVRFPFQERDFDGMFDQMDWLSDRVEELSSAAAPARRSELSAFDGGFERDSATWQTGHSGVDVEGTEQAGLDAFENVPERFLATRQTSLATDGGEGEQGG; this comes from the coding sequence ATGACTACTGCACAGACTGAGCGAACTCGTGGCCGCTTCGTACTCATCGGATGCGGCGACGCGAAAACCGACGATCCAGCTGAAGCTCGGGACCTCTACACTTCGTCGTACTTTGCGGTCAAGCGATCATATGCTGAGGCAGCTGTCCAGTGGGCTCGAACCGCTGACCGGCAAGCGAACACCTGGGCGGTTCTCTCTGCAGAACACGGGATCTTGATGCCTCGGCAGACGGTCGCCCCGTACGATACGACCATCGAGGACCTGCGCGGCGACCCCATCGAGGGAGAAGCCAATTATTGGCTGCCGTCAGGGGAACAGGTCGAAACCCGCCTTGACCGCTGGGCGCTCCGTGTCCACTCGTCTCTTGGTGATTGGCTCCGGCAACCATACGCTGCCGAGCAACAGGAGTCACCCTGTCGGGAGTTGGTCGTTCTGGCCGGCAGCGACTACGTCGACGCGCTGCGTGAGCGCGACATCTTCGACGGCCGACCAACTGCGATTCGGGCTGGGCGAGAGACGTACACTTCCCTTCCGCCGAAAGCGACAGTCCGCTTCCCCTTCCAGGAGCGTGACTTCGACGGGATGTTCGACCAGATGGACTGGCTTTCAGACCGCGTCGAAGAACTCTCGTCAGCAGCGGCTCCAGCCCGACGATCAGAACTCTCGGCCTTTGACGGGGGCTTCGAGCGTGACTCTGCTACGTGGCAAACAGGCCACAGTGGCGTCGACGTCGAGGGGACTGAGCAGGCAGGGCTGGATGCATTCGAGAACGTCCCCGAACGGTTCCTTGCCACGAGACAAACGAGTCTTGCGACCGACGGCGGGGAAGGAGAACAGGGTGGATAG
- a CDS encoding ribbon-helix-helix domain-containing protein, with protein sequence MSDADSDTGNGGPEMVQINLRLSKSFLEDIDATWQEEGFNSRSEFLRHIARDAVKHPAFSRSGWKQIAASEHDLRSGSAELVSREEVRAMMDQDGNDE encoded by the coding sequence ATGTCTGATGCAGACAGCGATACTGGAAACGGTGGTCCAGAGATGGTACAAATAAACCTCCGATTGAGCAAATCGTTTCTCGAAGACATCGATGCAACGTGGCAGGAGGAGGGATTCAATTCACGGAGTGAGTTCCTTCGCCACATCGCTCGGGATGCAGTGAAGCACCCTGCATTTAGTCGGAGTGGGTGGAAACAGATTGCCGCGAGCGAGCACGATCTTCGGTCGGGTAGTGCTGAACTGGTTTCGCGTGAGGAAGTCCGTGCAATGATGGATCAAGACGGTAATGACGAGTGA
- a CDS encoding transcription initiation factor IIB produces MSSQTVQTALFAATSGCPECGGELDSSGRETNCKDCGLVTDQDRIDRRPSWRTYDQEEQQRTGAPRTVTRHDRGLSTNIGSVDSADISPRRRRRLARQRRLHGRSKFTSKRDRNLAHGLGEIRRIASALSESNAVKEQAATFFREAQEKDLLIGRSIEGGAAAAVYAACRCNGLVTMETVADVARCSDSHIWNCYRTFLVELDLPIPVSLPVDWVARICSDLPFNVSPEIRQRALELAEQATESTAVNGRPDGVAAGALYLAGKESDIRLTQATICEPLDVHITTARQWFQEIEEHIVA; encoded by the coding sequence ATGTCTTCACAAACTGTCCAGACAGCGTTGTTTGCAGCTACGTCGGGTTGTCCCGAGTGTGGCGGCGAACTCGATAGCAGCGGGCGAGAAACGAACTGCAAGGACTGTGGCCTGGTGACCGACCAAGACCGGATCGACCGCAGGCCATCGTGGCGAACGTACGATCAGGAGGAACAGCAGCGGACGGGCGCACCTCGGACGGTCACTCGCCACGACCGAGGCCTGTCGACGAATATCGGGAGCGTCGATAGTGCAGACATCTCTCCGAGACGGCGTCGACGGCTTGCTCGCCAGCGACGACTCCATGGCCGGTCGAAGTTCACCAGCAAGCGCGACCGGAACCTCGCTCACGGGCTTGGCGAAATCCGACGCATCGCGAGTGCCCTGTCTGAGAGCAACGCGGTAAAAGAGCAGGCAGCCACGTTCTTCCGGGAAGCACAGGAAAAAGACCTCCTGATCGGACGGTCGATTGAGGGCGGTGCAGCGGCCGCTGTGTACGCCGCCTGCCGGTGCAATGGCCTCGTGACGATGGAGACGGTAGCCGATGTCGCACGGTGTTCAGACTCCCATATATGGAACTGCTACCGGACGTTCTTGGTGGAACTTGACCTTCCGATTCCAGTGTCGCTTCCGGTGGACTGGGTGGCGCGGATTTGTTCGGACCTTCCATTCAACGTTTCCCCGGAGATTCGCCAGCGGGCACTCGAACTCGCAGAGCAGGCAACTGAGTCAACAGCGGTCAACGGGCGACCAGACGGTGTCGCAGCCGGCGCTCTGTACCTCGCCGGGAAAGAGTCAGACATCCGGCTCACACAAGCGACGATCTGCGAGCCACTGGATGTGCATATTACGACGGCCCGGCAGTGGTTCCAAGAGATCGAGGAGCATATCGTTGCGTGA
- a CDS encoding DUF7389 domain-containing protein — MSEESDTEPDAAPDSVEKVERTDFGCSMEARLDRGTDTRDQDRVTIKSKGETAAETIAEFYKLLEEYDQEISGRLRDIQPREDAAGE; from the coding sequence ATGTCAGAAGAATCAGACACAGAGCCGGATGCGGCTCCAGACTCAGTTGAAAAGGTCGAACGAACGGACTTTGGGTGCAGTATGGAAGCACGGTTGGATCGAGGCACAGACACTCGCGATCAAGACAGAGTGACGATCAAATCGAAGGGTGAGACTGCTGCGGAGACGATTGCGGAGTTCTACAAGCTCCTAGAAGAGTACGACCAGGAGATCAGTGGTCGGCTTCGAGATATCCAGCCAAGAGAAGACGCGGCAGGCGAGTAA
- a CDS encoding DUF7837 family putative zinc-binding protein, protein MPDDTQSLGRCPNCDERITTPWLLVEYEKDDGTEGIWAECPMCEDVVAPE, encoded by the coding sequence ATGCCTGATGACACGCAGAGTCTCGGTCGCTGTCCAAACTGTGACGAGCGTATCACAACTCCGTGGCTGCTGGTTGAATACGAGAAAGACGATGGCACGGAGGGTATCTGGGCCGAGTGTCCAATGTGTGAAGATGTCGTTGCGCCGGAGTAA
- a CDS encoding N-6 DNA methylase: MASPQIDVNEIVATLEQIRQRGHSAHTVFRDWVNLMLSALQDRDDPYLEIVDDYRERGDMDHPDGQRSVDLFAKAFGQLQERMAATDADVLSAVYEAYGMSSDAFGQHFTPHSVCETMAEIAGVGDKSDTEDRQTVLDPACGSGRTLLVAGRKQPDALFVGQDKDPLCARMTALNCCFLNLDAYVIQGDSLTVEFQRAWQTSYSSLGGSVRELDDEKVEELHEWVTDSFENTVEGGSQPSPTQGTGTGSEDRTPPVAASVSSEQANLGAFESSD, translated from the coding sequence ATGGCTTCGCCACAGATCGACGTCAACGAGATTGTTGCAACGCTTGAGCAAATTCGCCAGCGCGGGCACAGCGCCCACACGGTCTTTCGAGACTGGGTCAACCTCATGCTGTCCGCACTGCAGGACCGAGACGATCCGTATCTGGAGATCGTCGACGACTATCGCGAACGCGGCGATATGGACCATCCAGACGGACAGCGGTCGGTCGACCTCTTCGCCAAGGCGTTCGGCCAGCTCCAAGAACGGATGGCGGCCACTGACGCTGACGTTCTGAGTGCTGTCTACGAGGCGTATGGAATGTCCAGCGATGCGTTCGGACAGCACTTCACACCCCACTCTGTTTGCGAGACGATGGCCGAGATCGCCGGCGTTGGCGACAAGAGTGATACCGAGGACCGACAGACGGTCCTTGACCCGGCCTGTGGGAGCGGTCGAACACTGCTGGTCGCCGGTCGAAAGCAGCCAGACGCGCTGTTTGTCGGGCAAGACAAGGACCCACTGTGTGCTCGAATGACAGCACTGAACTGCTGTTTCCTGAATCTGGACGCCTACGTTATCCAAGGCGATTCACTGACTGTCGAGTTCCAGCGAGCGTGGCAGACCTCGTACTCTTCGCTGGGTGGAAGCGTTCGCGAGCTAGACGACGAGAAGGTCGAAGAGCTTCACGAGTGGGTGACCGACTCCTTCGAGAATACGGTCGAAGGAGGGAGCCAGCCCAGTCCAACGCAGGGGACAGGCACGGGCTCGGAAGATCGAACACCTCCCGTTGCGGCGTCTGTCTCGAGTGAGCAGGCCAATCTAGGTGCGTTCGAGAGTAGCGATTGA
- a CDS encoding DUF7389 domain-containing protein — translation MSEESDTEPDAAPDSVEKVERTDFGCSMEARMKRGTGTRDEDSMTVKSKGETAAETIAEFYKLLEEYDQEISGRLRDVQPGEDEAGE, via the coding sequence ATGTCAGAAGAATCAGACACAGAGCCGGATGCGGCTCCAGACTCAGTTGAAAAGGTCGAACGAACGGACTTTGGGTGCAGTATGGAGGCCCGGATGAAACGAGGAACCGGGACGCGAGACGAAGACAGTATGACGGTCAAGTCGAAGGGTGAGACTGCTGCGGAGACGATTGCGGAGTTCTACAAGCTCTTGGAAGAGTACGACCAGGAGATCAGTGGTCGGCTTCGGGATGTTCAGCCAGGGGAAGACGAGGCAGGCGAGTAA
- a CDS encoding N-6 DNA methylase has protein sequence MASPQIDVDEIVATLEQIRQRGHSAHTVFRDWVNLMLFALQDRDDPYLEIVDDYRERGDMAHPDGQRSVDLFAKAFGQLQERMAATDADVLGAVYEEYGMSSDAFGQHFTPHSVCETMAEIAGVGDESDTDDRQTVLDPACGSGRMLLVAGRKQPDALFVGQDKDPLCARMTALNCCFLNLDAYVIQGDSLTVEFQRAWQTSYSSLGGSVRELDDDEVEELHEWVTDAFENTVEAENQPSPTQGADTDSEDRTPPVATSVPSEQASLGAFEGSD, from the coding sequence ATGGCTTCGCCACAGATCGACGTCGACGAGATTGTTGCAACGCTTGAGCAAATTCGCCAGCGCGGGCACAGCGCCCACACAGTCTTCCGAGACTGGGTCAACCTCATGTTGTTCGCACTGCAGGACCGAGACGATCCGTATCTGGAGATCGTCGACGACTATCGCGAGCGCGGCGACATGGCCCATCCAGACGGACAGCGCTCGGTCGACCTCTTCGCCAAGGCGTTCGGCCAGCTCCAAGAACGGATGGCGGCTACCGATGCTGACGTTCTGGGTGCTGTCTACGAGGAATACGGGATGTCCAGCGATGCGTTCGGCCAGCACTTCACGCCCCACTCTGTTTGCGAGACGATGGCCGAGATCGCCGGCGTCGGAGACGAAAGCGATACCGATGATAGACAGACGGTCCTTGACCCAGCCTGTGGGAGCGGTCGGATGCTACTGGTCGCCGGTCGAAAGCAGCCAGACGCGCTGTTTGTCGGGCAAGATAAGGACCCACTGTGTGCCCGAATGACGGCGCTGAACTGCTGTTTCCTGAATCTGGATGCCTACGTTATTCAGGGCGACTCACTGACTGTCGAGTTCCAGCGAGCGTGGCAGACCTCGTACTCTTCGCTGGGTGGGAGCGTTCGCGAACTCGACGACGATGAGGTCGAAGAGCTTCACGAGTGGGTGACCGACGCCTTCGAGAATACGGTTGAGGCGGAGAACCAGCCCAGTCCAACGCAGGGGGCAGATACGGACTCGGAAGATCGAACACCTCCCGTTGCGACATCTGTTCCGAGTGAGCAGGCCAGTCTGGGTGCGTTCGAGGGCAGCGATTGA
- a CDS encoding type II toxin-antitoxin system RelE family toxin → MTSDAEWTWKFTERATEQFGDLDTHVQDRIVSKLDEVVDSTWREPKDFLEPLTGGPFWKLRVGTYRLACVLAHDASVLEIHRIEHRSGAYTADDD, encoded by the coding sequence ATGACGAGTGACGCTGAGTGGACGTGGAAGTTCACTGAGCGTGCGACTGAGCAGTTTGGTGATCTCGATACGCACGTTCAGGATCGAATCGTTTCGAAACTAGACGAAGTTGTCGACTCAACATGGCGCGAGCCCAAGGACTTCCTAGAACCACTGACTGGCGGGCCGTTCTGGAAACTCCGAGTTGGAACGTACCGCCTTGCATGTGTGCTTGCACATGATGCCTCAGTGCTTGAAATCCACAGAATCGAACACCGGAGCGGTGCTTACACGGCTGACGACGACTGA
- a CDS encoding ISH3 family transposase, whose protein sequence is MSKHQKQADDEIHEDQLLNFLVNSLDEEVVLGLGNNAEIDAVDILEVLVGACADGTSISELCETSENSPHKNTVLYHLREKFDLASVEQVGNSLLQKDVLEILPKQVEVCADLHLRPYYGDKDETDGLYHSEAKRGTTAFHAYTTLYARVKNKRYTLAVRRLLDGDTASSVLAEFLGLLDGLDLSVKAVYLDREFYDSKCLTLLQAHNYAYVMPVVRWGKTIKQELSEGWSRVIQHDLTGKLDGHSWTVDFPVYIDCTYQNGRYDEHGVARHGYAADAPFVETPRDARYHYAKRFGIEASYRLSEQSIATTTTQNPVVRLLYVVVSLLLQNVWRYLHWEYVATPRRGGRRLWSWSFEEFINMLCRAAWTALAVRRAVPANRPPDDRFHR, encoded by the coding sequence GTGTCCAAACACCAGAAGCAAGCAGACGATGAAATCCACGAGGACCAGCTCCTTAACTTTCTCGTCAACTCGCTTGACGAGGAAGTTGTGCTTGGACTCGGCAACAATGCTGAAATCGATGCTGTGGACATCTTAGAGGTCCTCGTCGGCGCATGCGCCGACGGGACCTCGATATCTGAACTCTGCGAGACCAGTGAAAATTCTCCCCACAAAAACACGGTTCTGTACCATCTCCGTGAGAAGTTCGACCTAGCGTCGGTTGAACAAGTCGGGAACTCACTCCTCCAAAAGGACGTTCTAGAGATCCTACCCAAGCAGGTGGAGGTCTGCGCAGACCTCCACCTGCGACCCTACTACGGTGACAAAGACGAGACGGATGGTCTCTATCACTCAGAAGCAAAGCGTGGAACTACCGCATTCCACGCCTATACGACACTCTACGCGCGTGTGAAGAATAAACGGTACACGCTGGCGGTGCGCCGTCTCCTCGACGGCGACACCGCCAGCAGTGTCCTCGCTGAGTTTCTTGGTCTCCTTGACGGCCTTGACCTCAGCGTCAAGGCCGTCTATCTTGATCGGGAATTCTACGATAGCAAGTGTCTCACGCTTCTTCAGGCCCACAATTACGCGTACGTGATGCCGGTTGTCCGGTGGGGAAAGACGATCAAGCAGGAACTCTCGGAAGGCTGGAGTCGTGTCATCCAACATGATCTGACGGGAAAACTCGACGGTCACAGCTGGACCGTCGATTTTCCCGTCTACATAGACTGCACCTACCAAAACGGGCGGTACGACGAACACGGAGTGGCGCGTCACGGCTACGCCGCTGACGCGCCGTTCGTTGAGACTCCACGAGATGCTCGATACCACTACGCGAAACGCTTCGGTATCGAAGCCAGCTACCGACTCTCCGAACAAAGCATTGCGACAACCACAACGCAGAATCCAGTCGTACGGCTGCTGTACGTCGTGGTGAGTCTACTCTTGCAGAATGTCTGGCGGTATCTCCATTGGGAGTACGTGGCGACGCCCCGCCGTGGCGGGCGTCGCCTTTGGTCCTGGTCGTTCGAGGAGTTCATCAATATGCTGTGTCGGGCAGCGTGGACGGCCCTCGCAGTGCGTCGGGCCGTCCCCGCGAACCGGCCACCGGACGACCGGTTCCACCGGTAA
- a CDS encoding transcription initiation factor IIB: MSLQTVQTALSTATPSCPECGGELDSSGRETNCEDCGLVTEQDQIDRRPEWRTYDKEEQQRTGAPRTATRHDRGLSTNIGSVDSADISPRRRRRLARQRQLHGRSKFTSKRDRNLAHGLGETRRIASALSESNAVKEQAATFFKEAQNKDLLIGRSIEGGAAAAVYAACRCNGLVTMETVADVARCSASHIWNCYRTFLVELDLPIPVSLPVDWVARICSDLPFNVSPEIRQRALKLAQQATESTEINGRPDGIAVGALYLAGKESDIRLTQATICEPLDVHITTARQWFQKIEEHIVA, encoded by the coding sequence ATGTCTTTACAAACTGTCCAGACAGCGTTGTCTACAGCTACGCCGAGCTGTCCCGAGTGTGGCGGCGAACTCGATAGCAGCGGGCGAGAAACGAACTGCGAGGACTGTGGCCTGGTGACCGAGCAAGACCAGATTGACCGCAGGCCGGAATGGCGGACGTACGACAAGGAGGAACAGCAGCGGACGGGCGCACCTCGGACGGCCACTCGCCACGACCGAGGCCTGTCGACGAATATCGGAAGCGTCGATAGTGCAGATATTTCCCCGAGACGGCGTCGACGGCTTGCTCGCCAGCGACAACTCCACGGCCGGTCGAAGTTCACCAGCAAGCGCGACCGGAATCTCGCTCACGGGCTTGGCGAAACCCGACGCATCGCGAGTGCGCTGTCTGAGAGCAACGCGGTGAAAGAGCAGGCAGCCACGTTCTTCAAGGAAGCCCAAAACAAGGACCTCCTGATCGGACGGTCGATTGAGGGCGGTGCAGCGGCCGCTGTGTACGCCGCCTGCCGGTGCAATGGCCTCGTGACGATGGAGACGGTAGCCGATGTCGCACGGTGTTCTGCATCGCATATCTGGAACTGCTACCGGACGTTCTTGGTGGAACTCGATCTCCCGATTCCAGTGTCGCTTCCGGTGGACTGGGTGGCGCGGATTTGTTCGGACCTTCCATTCAACGTTTCCCCGGAGATTCGCCAGCGAGCGCTCAAACTCGCACAGCAGGCGACCGAGTCCACCGAGATCAACGGGCGACCAGACGGTATCGCAGTCGGCGCTCTGTACCTCGCCGGGAAAGAGTCAGACATCCGGCTCACGCAAGCGACGATCTGCGAGCCGCTGGATGTGCATATTACCACGGCCCGGCAGTGGTTCCAGAAGATTGAGGAGCATATCGTTGCGTGA